From the genome of Candidatus Woesearchaeota archaeon, one region includes:
- the twy1 gene encoding 4-demethylwyosine synthase TYW1 → MLDKESRAKLEKQQYRIVGSHSAVKVCGWTKNMITGKGGCYKLKFYGIMSHQCLQMTTSISCANRCVFCWRDYKAPVSKDWIWDIDEPEFILEGSLHAQKKLLEGYNGNEKAIKKAFEQSNDPKHVALSLTGEPIMYPKLNELLDLFNERGISTFLVTNAQHATELAQLHPVTQLYLSVDAPNKELLKEIDKPLYPDFWERFNQSLEETAKKKARTAIRITVMSGLNDSDPKGYAKLIKQADIDFVEVKAYMHIGESRNRMKRDHMPVHNEIVAFARTLAPFLEDYELMMEHKPSRVVLFTHKRFKKDDGWHTWIDFEKNKEVMLNNTGDINALDYCRKTPEQFIGLVDEDNKMVDGRSIYLRKNDEETGFLSVCETGEETELDE, encoded by the coding sequence ATGCTAGACAAAGAATCACGCGCAAAGCTTGAAAAGCAACAATATCGTATTGTAGGCAGTCATAGTGCTGTTAAAGTCTGTGGCTGGACTAAGAACATGATTACAGGCAAAGGTGGTTGTTATAAGCTTAAATTCTACGGCATTATGAGTCATCAATGCCTGCAAATGACAACCTCTATTAGTTGTGCGAATCGTTGCGTATTTTGCTGGCGCGATTATAAAGCGCCAGTGTCTAAGGACTGGATATGGGATATTGACGAGCCCGAATTTATTTTAGAAGGCAGTCTACATGCTCAAAAAAAGCTCTTGGAAGGATATAACGGCAACGAGAAAGCAATTAAGAAAGCATTTGAGCAAAGTAATGATCCAAAACACGTTGCGCTTTCGTTAACTGGTGAACCGATTATGTATCCAAAGCTTAACGAGCTGTTAGATTTGTTTAACGAGCGAGGCATCTCAACGTTTTTAGTAACTAACGCACAACACGCAACCGAGCTTGCACAATTGCATCCAGTAACGCAATTGTATTTGTCTGTTGATGCACCAAATAAGGAGCTTCTTAAAGAAATTGATAAACCATTATATCCTGATTTTTGGGAGCGCTTCAATCAAAGTTTAGAAGAAACTGCAAAGAAAAAAGCAAGAACAGCTATTCGTATTACAGTCATGAGTGGTTTAAATGATAGTGACCCAAAAGGTTACGCAAAACTCATTAAGCAGGCTGATATTGATTTTGTTGAAGTGAAAGCATACATGCATATTGGCGAGAGTCGTAATCGTATGAAGCGAGACCACATGCCCGTTCATAATGAAATCGTAGCGTTTGCTAGGACGCTTGCACCTTTCCTAGAAGACTATGAACTCATGATGGAGCATAAACCTTCTCGCGTCGTGCTTTTTACTCACAAGCGGTTCAAAAAAGATGATGGATGGCATACCTGGATTGATTTTGAAAAAAATAAAGAAGTAATGCTGAATAATACTGGCGATATTAACGCTCTTGACTATTGCAGAAAAACACCTGAGCAGTTCATTGGTTTGGTTGATGAAGACAATAAAATGGTTGATGGTCGTAGTATTTATTTGCGAAAGAATGATGAGGAAACTGGTTTCTTAAGTGTGTGT